A window from Thiosulfatimonas sediminis encodes these proteins:
- a CDS encoding flagellar basal body-associated FliL family protein — translation MAEEEVKEEKKKGGKGLIILLLVIVILLLVGIGVMAYLLLSQQGASHANGDAAEVHGSAEHGEHGDAADAGHAKNYSPKYKQYEPPSPEAPPGYFVMDKFVVNFNGDGQAKYLAVDLQFLTYYPQLIADMEHLRPILKNDIQRLLRNQHFNQLSKPEGPDELRAELLQVARHVLEANSIYPELLEDVYMTRFVMQ, via the coding sequence GTGGCTGAAGAGGAAGTCAAGGAAGAGAAAAAGAAAGGCGGCAAAGGGCTGATTATTCTCTTATTGGTGATTGTTATTTTGCTTTTGGTCGGTATCGGCGTGATGGCTTATCTGCTACTCAGTCAGCAGGGTGCAAGCCATGCTAACGGCGATGCGGCCGAAGTGCATGGCTCTGCGGAACATGGCGAACATGGTGACGCTGCCGATGCTGGGCACGCCAAAAATTACTCGCCCAAATATAAACAGTACGAGCCACCTTCACCAGAAGCGCCGCCAGGGTATTTTGTGATGGATAAGTTTGTGGTTAATTTTAACGGCGACGGACAAGCCAAATACTTGGCCGTTGATTTGCAGTTTTTGACCTATTATCCGCAGCTGATTGCGGACATGGAGCATTTGCGTCCGATTTTGAAAAATGACATTCAGCGCCTTTTGCGCAATCAGCATTTTAATCAATTGAGTAAACCAGAAGGGCCGGATGAATTGCGCGCTGAGTTATTGCAAGTAGCGCGTCATGTTTTAGAGGCCAATAGCATTTATCCGGAATTACTTGAAGATGTGTATATGACGCGCTTTGTGATGCAATAG
- the fliQ gene encoding flagellar biosynthesis protein FliQ, with protein sequence MQQEFVLTLGQRMLELVALLAAPLLIPALIIGLLVGMFQAATQINEMTLSFIPKLAIVGIALVVGGPWMLSSLVNFSRELILNIPAYIN encoded by the coding sequence ATGCAACAAGAATTTGTCTTAACACTTGGTCAGCGGATGCTCGAGTTGGTGGCGCTGTTAGCGGCACCGCTTTTGATTCCGGCGTTGATTATTGGTTTGTTGGTTGGGATGTTTCAGGCGGCGACGCAAATTAACGAAATGACGTTGAGTTTTATTCCCAAGCTGGCCATTGTTGGGATTGCCTTAGTGGTTGGCGGGCCTTGGATGCTCAGTTCATTGGTGAATTTTTCACGTGAATTGATACTCAATATTCCCGCTTACATTAATTAA
- the fliM gene encoding flagellar motor switch protein FliM, producing MEDILSQDEVDALLKGMGGGDIETENDSGSEGIGAKVYDFTNQERIVRGRLPALDIINERFARGFQRHFNEMIMASVEVTASEVKIIKMIDYLRNLFVPTSLNIYRINPLNGVSLFTLDSKLVFTAVDIYFGGTGLLPFKIEGREYTPVEMSMVRSILDIISENLRKAWGPVMDIEIEYMHSEMNPKFAGIVDPTDMIVVSPINIRFEGVEGRVDIVMPYSMLEPVRDKLEEGMQNLQGESDNRWSRTLKEEAKNIEIDLSVNLLDIVMNVEELLEMKPGDIIPIEMPEQVTVKAEDIAILRGKLGRSRDKKAVKVEKILHHPAYQERTIENVKEWYSE from the coding sequence ATGGAAGATATCTTAAGCCAAGATGAAGTCGATGCGCTGCTCAAAGGGATGGGCGGGGGTGACATCGAAACCGAAAACGACAGTGGCTCAGAAGGCATTGGCGCAAAGGTTTATGATTTCACTAACCAAGAGCGAATTGTGCGCGGTCGCTTACCGGCTTTGGATATTATCAACGAGCGCTTTGCCCGAGGTTTTCAACGACATTTTAATGAGATGATCATGGCCAGTGTTGAAGTCACGGCCTCGGAAGTCAAAATCATTAAGATGATTGATTATCTGCGTAATCTTTTTGTACCTACCAGTTTGAATATCTATCGTATCAATCCGCTTAATGGTGTTTCGCTGTTTACGTTGGATTCTAAGCTAGTTTTCACTGCGGTGGATATCTACTTTGGTGGTACGGGTTTGCTCCCGTTTAAAATCGAAGGGCGCGAATACACCCCTGTTGAAATGAGCATGGTACGCAGCATTTTAGACATTATTTCCGAAAACTTACGCAAAGCGTGGGGGCCGGTAATGGATATCGAAATTGAGTATATGCATTCGGAAATGAACCCTAAGTTTGCCGGTATTGTTGACCCAACTGATATGATTGTCGTCAGTCCGATTAACATCCGATTTGAAGGGGTTGAAGGGCGAGTCGATATCGTTATGCCGTATTCTATGTTAGAGCCGGTGCGCGATAAGTTAGAAGAAGGTATGCAAAATCTACAAGGCGAAAGCGATAATCGTTGGTCGCGCACCTTGAAAGAAGAAGCAAAAAATATTGAAATTGATTTAAGTGTCAATCTGCTGGATATCGTGATGAATGTGGAAGAGCTTTTGGAGATGAAACCGGGCGACATTATTCCAATCGAGATGCCTGAGCAGGTCACCGTTAAAGCGGAAGACATCGCGATTTTACGCGGAAAATTAGGGCGTTCACGCGATAAGAAAGCGGTTAAAGTGGAAAAGATATTGCATCATCCGGCTTATCAAGAACGCACGATCGAGAATGTGAAGGAGTGGTACAGTGAGTGA
- the fliR gene encoding flagellar biosynthetic protein FliR, whose translation MTFAFNDFLQWMGLYFYPFVRIGAMLSIIPLYGMRSFPARGKIILAVFITIAAAPSLDLPPPVDPFTWQGVLFILQQVLIGLSMGVIFLVVFQAFVMAGHLIAMGMGLAFAQMTDPTSGVSAPIVAQYFTIIVSLLFLALNGHILVIQVVIDSFEYLPIGVSFYTQNSLRIIFEFGSYMFLAGVLVALPAITALLLINIAFGVVTRAAPALNIFAVGFPVTLMAGLLMLTLTTPVVLPHLQGLVHHAVEAITHLQLTSP comes from the coding sequence ATGACTTTCGCTTTTAACGATTTCTTACAATGGATGGGGCTGTATTTCTATCCATTTGTGCGGATTGGCGCCATGCTCTCCATCATTCCCCTCTACGGTATGCGTTCCTTTCCCGCGCGCGGCAAAATCATTTTGGCGGTTTTTATTACCATTGCAGCCGCACCATCGTTAGATTTGCCGCCGCCTGTCGATCCTTTTACTTGGCAGGGCGTACTGTTTATTCTTCAGCAGGTGTTGATTGGTCTGTCGATGGGTGTGATTTTCTTAGTGGTATTTCAAGCATTTGTAATGGCTGGCCATTTGATTGCAATGGGCATGGGTTTGGCGTTTGCGCAAATGACTGACCCGACAAGTGGTGTCAGTGCACCGATTGTCGCGCAATATTTTACAATCATCGTCTCGTTATTGTTTTTGGCTTTAAATGGACATATCTTGGTGATTCAGGTTGTGATTGATAGTTTTGAATATCTACCGATTGGTGTGTCTTTTTATACTCAAAACAGTTTACGGATTATTTTTGAATTTGGCAGCTATATGTTTTTGGCTGGTGTGCTGGTGGCGTTGCCTGCGATTACTGCGCTTTTGTTGATTAATATTGCGTTTGGTGTTGTAACGCGTGCGGCACCGGCATTAAACATCTTTGCAGTCGGTTTTCCGGTTACTTTAATGGCTGGCTTACTGATGTTGACCCTTACGACACCCGTGGTGTTACCGCATTTACAAGGTTTAGTGCATCACGCGGTTGAGGCGATTACGCATCTGCAATTAACTTCCCCGTAA
- the fliO gene encoding flagellar biosynthetic protein FliO has translation MLSKNRYSKRLQTQQVIASLLSSLFLAMAMSLLYIGSAAAADVPQVGQTSLAEPMPPTVQFGQTATQPSDYFLQILLSLIFILLIIFLAAWLLRRYGRFPGVADGNLKVLGALSVGPRERILMLQVGKEQILVGVTSSKISKLHQLVEPVQIADPVPVGGVFAQRLQEAMQGVKSATVVPKADAKSVSTRTQGDQ, from the coding sequence ATGCTGTCAAAAAATCGATATTCAAAACGGCTGCAAACGCAGCAAGTCATAGCATCACTGTTATCCAGTTTGTTTCTGGCTATGGCGATGAGTCTGCTTTATATCGGTTCGGCCGCAGCGGCCGACGTTCCGCAGGTTGGGCAGACTAGTTTGGCAGAACCCATGCCGCCCACCGTGCAATTTGGTCAAACGGCGACTCAGCCAAGCGATTACTTTTTGCAAATCCTGCTCTCTCTGATTTTTATTCTGTTGATCATTTTTTTGGCCGCTTGGTTGTTGCGCCGTTACGGTCGTTTTCCGGGTGTTGCTGATGGCAATCTTAAGGTTTTAGGGGCATTGTCTGTTGGTCCACGCGAGCGAATTTTGATGCTTCAAGTCGGAAAAGAACAGATTTTAGTAGGCGTAACTTCGAGTAAAATCAGTAAGTTACATCAGCTTGTTGAGCCTGTGCAGATTGCAGATCCTGTTCCCGTTGGGGGTGTCTTTGCCCAGCGCCTGCAAGAAGCGATGCAAGGCGTAAAATCAGCAACGGTTGTGCCTAAAGCGGATGCGAAATCGGTCTCTACTCGTACTCAGGGAGACCAGTAA
- the fliP gene encoding flagellar type III secretion system pore protein FliP (The bacterial flagellar biogenesis protein FliP forms a type III secretion system (T3SS)-type pore required for flagellar assembly.), producing MRFVFSLAGLLLPLFLLFTPSLSYAEPGIPMFTVETDANGNQDYTLTLQILLLMTGLTLLPAALIATTSFLRIVIVLALLRQALGTMQTPSNQVLIGLALFLTLFIMAPVFEKIYDTAISPYLEEQIQFKQALEIGAKPMHQFMLQQTREDDLEMFAEMADVTLTEPQNVPFKVLIPAFMTSELKTAFQIGFMLFIPFLIIDLVVSSLLMSMGMMMLSPMIISLPFKLMLFVLIDGWTLVIGTLANSFVVPGGI from the coding sequence ATGCGTTTTGTTTTTTCTTTGGCAGGTCTGCTGCTGCCATTATTTTTGTTATTCACACCAAGCCTCTCTTACGCTGAGCCGGGCATTCCGATGTTTACTGTCGAGACCGATGCCAACGGTAATCAAGACTACACGCTAACCTTGCAAATTTTGCTGTTAATGACGGGCTTAACGCTGTTACCGGCGGCACTGATTGCGACGACCTCATTTTTAAGAATTGTCATTGTTTTGGCGCTGTTACGTCAAGCGCTTGGCACTATGCAGACGCCATCCAACCAAGTGTTAATCGGTTTGGCCTTGTTTTTGACGCTGTTCATTATGGCGCCGGTGTTTGAAAAAATTTATGATACTGCGATTTCGCCGTACCTTGAGGAGCAGATTCAATTTAAGCAGGCGTTAGAGATTGGTGCAAAGCCAATGCATCAGTTTATGTTGCAACAAACGCGCGAAGACGATTTGGAAATGTTTGCCGAAATGGCTGACGTGACCTTGACCGAACCGCAGAATGTGCCGTTTAAAGTCTTGATTCCAGCCTTTATGACATCGGAACTGAAAACCGCTTTCCAGATCGGCTTTATGTTGTTTATCCCATTTTTAATTATCGATTTAGTGGTCTCCAGTCTGTTGATGTCGATGGGTATGATGATGCTTTCACCGATGATTATTTCTTTGCCGTTCAAACTCATGTTATTTGTATTGATAGACGGTTGGACCTTGGTTATTGGGACTCTGGCAAATAGTTTTGTCGTCCCTGGAGGGATATAG
- a CDS encoding flagellar hook-length control protein FliK has protein sequence MLALEQTQDKSAIIAAFKVAKPQGQELPPSQNKPPFVQFMDHLQAKSVVKSMADSVQPVAAAITPQSEVVSRALPVGALLVANSEELPASEIQNNALSLAPAQVLASEKPLNQLTSLPSGLLRSLDNELRGTDAAHDELHVSQEGSALNAIANRLQAAYPQFAEMPREEVVGQLRAHLLRLSEGDVASSGSAFVAEPLSSSQLKDAVNALAEEVGVTQVVDVAFVEPRKMADAIDAIADNRSVSVSLTPALAAEKNLKSQPAILSNSAHLKASSALKQEGFSQAVASAAIQHKEEQTFAPSQGFRDGASIESLHESVDGRQLIRAPLNEEQITDSESVLATEASSESLLESDSAPLAETQNTLLYPLPDELAEEQSAAVSASLIPGEEVAVTSVSQGLDADVNIIESDAAALPEEQSEAVSASLIPGEEVAVTSVSQGLDADVNIIESDAAALPEEQSEAISASLIPGEEVAVTSVSQGLDADVNIIESDAAALPEEQSEAISASLTPSEEVSVTAATVAANTAQVPNSNNSAAHSGAASANNASASQANAGAAGQSSSQNSGQNLGQSSGQSANQGSSQNPSSSGQNLGQTAAQMAQVLNAGVTEQRRDLVMGARQQAQVRAADEALQKSSALSSSATDSLTAERRALLPPSMQSIPLPVRHPQWGQAFGQRVTYMLNAQVQQAQITLNPEKLGPIQIKLHFDRDQQMQLSVVAQHGATRDAIDASLPRLREMLEQQGINLASVDVETGANFAEQQAQAQENQTTSGLGAQGAGSVGVDEESNVTTVVSDALVDYYA, from the coding sequence ATGTTAGCCTTAGAACAAACTCAAGACAAAAGTGCCATTATTGCCGCTTTCAAAGTGGCGAAACCACAAGGGCAAGAATTGCCACCGTCGCAGAACAAGCCGCCATTTGTGCAGTTTATGGATCACCTGCAGGCCAAATCTGTTGTTAAATCAATGGCAGATTCTGTTCAGCCGGTTGCAGCAGCGATTACCCCTCAGAGCGAAGTGGTGTCGCGGGCTTTGCCGGTAGGTGCTTTGTTGGTTGCAAATAGCGAAGAATTGCCTGCGTCTGAAATCCAAAACAATGCCCTCTCGCTAGCCCCTGCACAAGTGCTGGCGTCAGAGAAACCGTTGAATCAGTTGACCTCGCTACCATCGGGTCTCTTGCGCAGTTTAGATAATGAGTTGCGTGGAACGGATGCTGCGCATGACGAGCTTCATGTAAGTCAAGAGGGTTCTGCATTAAACGCGATTGCTAATCGCTTGCAGGCCGCGTATCCCCAGTTTGCTGAAATGCCGCGTGAAGAGGTTGTTGGTCAATTACGCGCTCATTTATTGCGTCTCAGCGAGGGTGACGTTGCCTCATCCGGTTCCGCTTTTGTCGCAGAGCCGCTTTCCTCCTCTCAGCTAAAGGATGCGGTCAATGCGTTGGCTGAAGAAGTTGGTGTGACGCAAGTCGTCGATGTCGCTTTTGTCGAGCCGAGAAAGATGGCTGACGCAATTGACGCAATAGCCGACAATCGGTCTGTATCAGTATCTCTGACGCCGGCGCTTGCAGCTGAGAAAAATTTAAAAAGCCAACCAGCAATTTTAAGCAATAGTGCGCACTTAAAGGCGTCCTCTGCTCTAAAGCAAGAAGGATTTAGTCAGGCTGTCGCCAGTGCCGCAATTCAGCACAAGGAAGAACAGACTTTCGCACCGTCGCAAGGTTTCCGTGATGGCGCATCAATTGAATCCTTGCATGAGTCGGTTGATGGGCGGCAATTGATAAGAGCGCCGCTGAATGAGGAGCAGATAACCGACTCAGAATCGGTACTTGCCACAGAGGCTTCATCAGAGAGTTTGCTCGAGTCCGACTCTGCGCCTTTAGCCGAGACTCAAAATACCTTACTGTATCCGTTGCCCGATGAGTTAGCTGAGGAGCAATCAGCAGCAGTCAGTGCCTCGCTAATACCTGGCGAGGAGGTGGCGGTTACGTCTGTTTCGCAAGGATTGGATGCTGATGTGAATATCATCGAATCCGATGCGGCCGCTCTGCCTGAGGAGCAATCAGAAGCAGTCAGTGCCTCGCTAATACCTGGCGAGGAGGTGGCGGTTACGTCTGTTTCGCAAGGATTGGATGCTGATGTGAATATCATCGAATCCGATGCGGCCGCTCTGCCTGAGGAGCAATCAGAAGCAATCAGTGCATCGCTAATACCTGGCGAGGAGGTGGCGGTTACGTCTGTTTCGCAAGGATTGGATGCTGATGTGAATATCATCGAATCCGATGCGGCCGCTCTGCCTGAGGAGCAATCAGAAGCAATCAGTGCATCGCTAACACCTAGCGAGGAGGTGTCGGTTACAGCTGCTACTGTTGCTGCAAATACTGCACAGGTGCCTAATAGCAACAACAGTGCGGCTCATTCAGGCGCGGCGAGTGCGAATAACGCATCTGCCTCACAGGCGAATGCAGGTGCTGCTGGGCAGTCAAGTTCGCAGAACTCAGGACAGAATTTAGGACAGAGTTCAGGGCAAAGCGCGAATCAAGGGAGTTCGCAAAATCCGTCATCGTCAGGACAAAATTTAGGACAGACTGCGGCGCAGATGGCTCAAGTATTAAATGCGGGCGTTACTGAGCAGCGTCGTGATTTGGTTATGGGCGCACGCCAACAAGCGCAAGTGCGGGCGGCTGATGAGGCTTTGCAGAAATCGAGCGCTTTAAGCAGCAGTGCAACCGATTCCTTAACCGCAGAACGTCGAGCACTCTTGCCGCCATCGATGCAGTCGATTCCGTTGCCGGTAAGACATCCTCAATGGGGTCAAGCTTTTGGTCAGCGCGTAACTTACATGTTAAATGCTCAAGTACAGCAGGCACAAATTACCCTAAATCCAGAAAAACTTGGACCGATTCAAATTAAATTACACTTTGATCGTGACCAGCAGATGCAACTCAGTGTGGTGGCGCAGCATGGTGCTACACGGGATGCGATAGATGCCTCTTTACCGCGTTTGCGAGAAATGTTGGAACAGCAAGGGATTAATTTGGCCTCGGTGGATGTAGAAACCGGCGCAAATTTTGCTGAACAGCAGGCACAAGCGCAAGAAAATCAAACAACCTCAGGACTAGGAGCGCAGGGCGCAGGCAGTGTTGGTGTTGATGAAGAATCGAATGTGACCACGGTCGTTTCCGACGCGCTGGTCGATTATTATGCCTAG
- the fliN gene encoding flagellar motor switch protein FliN: protein MSEQDDLSAWGDALAEQAEAEAGDDANDDALDWGDALTQQANANATKASLEDLGGSNSSGGKNKVDLDVLLDVPVTLQLEIGRAKVSIRNLLSYTQGSVVEMDRLAGEPLDLLVNGTLIAHGEVVVINDKFGVRLTDVVSPQERIRKLK from the coding sequence GTGAGTGAACAAGACGATTTAAGCGCATGGGGTGACGCTTTAGCCGAACAAGCCGAAGCTGAAGCGGGCGATGATGCCAATGATGACGCGCTGGATTGGGGAGACGCACTGACTCAGCAGGCAAATGCAAATGCCACAAAAGCCAGTCTTGAAGACCTAGGCGGTAGCAATAGCAGTGGCGGCAAGAATAAAGTGGATTTGGATGTGTTGTTGGATGTGCCGGTGACCTTGCAGTTGGAAATTGGGCGCGCCAAGGTTTCGATTCGTAATTTGCTCTCTTACACACAGGGTTCTGTCGTCGAAATGGACCGCTTAGCAGGCGAACCTTTAGACTTATTGGTAAATGGCACTTTAATTGCTCATGGTGAAGTAGTGGTTATTAATGATAAGTTTGGGGTTCGTCTAACCGATGTGGTCAGTCCTCAGGAGCGCATCCGCAAGCTGAAATAG
- the motB gene encoding flagellar motor protein MotB, whose protein sequence is MSDEQSIIIKRLNKCPHAAHGGAWKIAFADFMTATAAFFLMLWVLGGTNDEEMKAMAEFFRDPTVIEASPSTLVESKEAGQTSDAMIDMGGFKDAPKGKDGDEDGSGKAQETEQMEAMKLELEKKIAENPTLEQLKDQLKIDITPNGLQVQILDDRKRPMFGTGVDLPKDYAAKLLEEVGSVLASTKNKISIAGHTDSSGYHSSSDYTNWELSADRANAARRLLLKGGVDTSRIAQAVGMADTVPFDKENPYNPRNRRISIVVLNKDAEEKLRSLSEAPQLEDLNKQTILQGN, encoded by the coding sequence ATGAGCGATGAACAATCCATAATCATCAAACGGTTAAATAAATGCCCGCATGCTGCACATGGTGGGGCATGGAAGATTGCTTTTGCGGATTTTATGACGGCCACGGCTGCGTTTTTTTTGATGTTATGGGTTTTAGGTGGCACCAATGACGAAGAGATGAAAGCGATGGCTGAGTTTTTTCGTGATCCTACGGTGATTGAGGCTTCACCCAGTACTTTGGTTGAGTCTAAAGAAGCGGGCCAAACGTCTGACGCAATGATTGATATGGGCGGTTTTAAAGACGCCCCAAAAGGCAAAGATGGCGATGAAGACGGTTCCGGCAAAGCACAAGAAACCGAGCAAATGGAAGCGATGAAGTTGGAGTTAGAAAAGAAGATCGCCGAAAATCCTACGCTTGAACAACTCAAAGATCAGCTCAAAATTGACATTACCCCTAACGGACTGCAGGTGCAGATTTTGGATGATCGTAAACGCCCGATGTTTGGAACAGGCGTGGACTTGCCAAAAGACTATGCGGCCAAACTTTTAGAAGAAGTTGGCTCGGTTCTGGCTTCAACCAAGAATAAAATCAGCATTGCGGGGCATACTGATTCGTCCGGTTACCATTCCAGTTCGGATTACACTAACTGGGAGTTGTCGGCTGACCGAGCGAATGCGGCGCGGCGTTTATTGCTAAAAGGGGGGGTTGATACCAGCCGTATTGCACAGGCGGTCGGTATGGCCGATACCGTTCCATTTGATAAAGAGAACCCATACAATCCGCGTAATCGTCGTATCAGTATTGTGGTGTTGAATAAAGATGCCGAAGAAAAGCTGCGCAGTTTAAGTGAAGCACCGCAGTTAGAAGATTTAAACAAGCAGACCATTCTGCAAGGTAATTAA
- the motA gene encoding flagellar motor stator protein MotA, which translates to MKAIAGTLVVVGTLLGGYLPHGSFGILIQPLEMVIICGGAIGAYIIANPGWVVKAGFSGALGIAKPAPYNKTVFLEVLGLMFKLFNKARREGLMSIEADVEDPHSSELFNSAPSVAKNHHAVDFICDYLRLMISGASNPYQLEDLMIVELDGHHHEALMPSQAIGKVAEALPAFGIVAAVLGIVITMSYLDAGPMEIAHHMSVALVGTFLGILIAYGFIAPISSELANRAELEGAYFMVIKTSLMANLNGYAPSVAVEFGRKAVPSHDRPSFQELDEYLQSQK; encoded by the coding sequence ATGAAAGCAATAGCCGGTACCTTAGTCGTTGTCGGAACACTACTTGGGGGATATCTTCCACATGGTAGTTTCGGCATTCTGATTCAACCGCTGGAAATGGTTATCATCTGTGGTGGAGCGATTGGTGCTTACATTATCGCGAATCCAGGATGGGTGGTAAAAGCAGGATTTTCCGGTGCTTTGGGGATTGCAAAGCCTGCGCCTTATAATAAAACGGTTTTTTTAGAAGTGCTTGGTTTGATGTTTAAACTGTTTAACAAAGCGCGTCGCGAGGGGTTGATGTCGATCGAAGCGGATGTCGAAGATCCGCATTCCAGCGAACTTTTTAATAGTGCGCCGAGTGTTGCTAAAAACCATCATGCGGTGGATTTTATTTGTGATTATTTACGCTTAATGATCAGTGGCGCGAGTAATCCTTATCAGTTGGAAGATTTGATGATTGTTGAATTAGACGGTCACCATCACGAAGCACTAATGCCAAGCCAAGCGATTGGTAAGGTTGCGGAGGCGTTGCCGGCGTTTGGTATCGTTGCCGCAGTATTGGGTATCGTCATTACCATGAGTTACCTAGATGCTGGCCCGATGGAGATCGCACACCATATGTCGGTGGCCTTGGTGGGGACTTTCTTAGGGATTTTGATTGCTTATGGCTTTATTGCCCCGATTTCTTCTGAACTTGCCAACCGAGCGGAACTGGAGGGGGCGTATTTTATGGTTATCAAAACCTCTTTAATGGCAAATTTGAACGGTTATGCTCCATCGGTGGCCGTTGAATTTGGACGAAAAGCCGTCCCCAGTCATGATCGTCCGAGCTTTCAAGAGTTGGATGAATACCTGCAAAGTCAGAAATAA
- a CDS encoding methyl-accepting chemotaxis protein, with protein sequence MKTHALLIGSLTLIVQPAFAGSEIAGIPVVGFVTLVALISAVIVGALVYMFWCNKPGVCDQSELVDQLRAVTRSEDFGITIKSPESDPHLVTALNNLLQAASDSVTKQMIAASSAQAKVQDAEQQMEELNEMLAGCYAKQQAAASQPAPAPASTLDVDELESLSEQLASMVNALSTGSRSGMESAQKVISEVSGLTNEVTHASSVIKRLEEDSSNIGTVLVLIRDIAEQTNLLALNAAIEAARAGEHGRGFAVVADEVRILAGKTQQATTEIQSIIEELQQRARNAVQVMEQGQNRVGTTQDEAGRVNQILSEINGNLERLKVAQQELAQVLQG encoded by the coding sequence ATGAAAACACACGCTTTATTAATCGGCAGTTTGACGTTAATCGTGCAACCGGCTTTCGCTGGTTCGGAAATTGCGGGCATTCCTGTGGTAGGTTTTGTCACTTTGGTGGCCTTGATTAGCGCGGTGATTGTCGGCGCGTTGGTGTACATGTTTTGGTGTAATAAACCCGGTGTTTGCGATCAATCGGAGTTAGTCGACCAGTTGCGTGCTGTCACACGCAGTGAAGATTTTGGAATAACCATTAAATCTCCTGAGAGTGATCCTCATCTGGTGACCGCACTGAATAATTTATTGCAAGCGGCGTCCGATAGCGTGACAAAACAGATGATTGCGGCCTCTTCTGCGCAAGCTAAGGTGCAGGATGCCGAACAACAGATGGAAGAATTAAACGAAATGCTGGCCGGGTGTTATGCGAAGCAACAGGCAGCAGCTTCTCAGCCTGCGCCAGCACCAGCATCCACGCTGGATGTTGATGAGTTGGAAAGTCTTTCCGAGCAATTAGCGTCGATGGTCAATGCATTAAGCACGGGTTCGCGTTCTGGGATGGAATCTGCGCAGAAGGTGATTAGCGAGGTTTCTGGTTTAACAAATGAGGTCACGCACGCATCAAGCGTCATTAAACGTTTGGAAGAAGACTCCAGTAACATTGGTACTGTCTTGGTCTTAATTCGTGACATCGCCGAACAGACCAATCTATTGGCGCTTAACGCTGCAATCGAAGCGGCTCGTGCCGGTGAGCATGGGCGTGGTTTTGCGGTGGTCGCGGATGAGGTTCGTATCTTGGCTGGTAAAACGCAGCAGGCGACCACGGAAATTCAGTCAATTATTGAAGAGCTACAGCAACGTGCGCGGAATGCGGTGCAAGTGATGGAGCAAGGGCAGAATCGTGTGGGCACAACCCAAGATGAAGCGGGCCGAGTCAATCAAATATTGAGCGAAATCAACGGTAACCTAGAACGCCTTAAAGTCGCGCAGCAGGAATTGGCGCAAGTCTTGCAGGGCTAA